GCATCGAGCGAGGGCTTGCCCGGGTTTGCGATCGGGGTCGGGGGCAGCCCGGCGTTCCGGTAGGTATTGTACGGCGAGTCGATTGCGAGGTCACGTTTCGTGATCACGTCGTGGTGTTCCGCGAAGACGTACTCGATCGAGGCGTCGATCTCCAGCGGCATCCCACGGCGCAGCCGGTTGTAGATCACCGACGCG
Above is a genomic segment from Candidatus Eremiobacterota bacterium containing:
- the mltG gene encoding endolytic transglycosylase MltG, with the protein product ASVIYNRLRRGMPLEIDASIEYVFAEHHDVITKRDLAIDSPYNTYRNAGLPPTPIANPGKPSLDAAFAPSHTDYLYYVAKGDGRHAFAATLAEHNANVARYLK